AAGATCAGTCAGGGCCTGCTCGATGAATTCGGCGCCAAGCGTGTGATTGATACGCCGATCACCGAACACGGCTTTACCGGTATCGCTGTTGGTGCGTCCTTTGGCGGGTTGAAACCCATTGTCGAATTCATGACTTTCAACTTTGCCATGCAGGCGATTGACCACATCATCAACTCGGCGGCCAAGACATTGTATATGTCGGGCGGTCAGATGGGGGCGCCGATTGTGTTCCGTGGGGCCAATGGTGCCGCGGCCCGCGTGGGCGCGCAGCACAGCCAGTGTTACGCCTCCTGGTATATGCAGGTGCCCGGTCTGAAAGTGGCGATGCCCTATTCGGCGGAAGATGCCAAGGGCCTGCTCAAATCCGCGATCCGCGACCCGAACCCGGTGATCTTTCTGGAAAACGAACTTATGTATGGCCAGACCTTTGATGTGCCTGATCTGGACGATTTCACGATCCCCTTTGGCAAGGCCAAGATCGAACGGGCGGGCGATGATGTCACGATCGTCAGTTTTGGCATTGGCGTCGGCCATGCGTTGAAAGCGGCTGAAAAGCTGGCCGAGGACGGCGTGAATGCCGAAGTCATCAACCTGCGCACCCTGCGCCCGATGGATACGGCCACGGTCCTTGCATCCGTGCAGAAAACCAACCGCTGCATCACCGTCGAGGAAGGCTGGCCCCAGGGCAGCGTCGGCGGCTATGTGAGCAATGTGATCATGCAGGAAGCGTTCGATTATCTGGACGCCCCCGTGATCAATTGCACCGGCAAGGACGTGCCCATGCCTTACGCCGCCAACCTAGAAAAGCATGCGCTGATCACCGTCGATGAAATCGTCGATGCGGCCAAGCAAGTCACCTACCGTTAAGGAGAGAGAGCAATGCCAACAGAAATTCTGATGCCCGCCCTGTCCCCCACGATGGAGGAAGGCACGCTGGCGAAATGGCTGGTCAAGGAAGGCGATACCGTGTCCAGCGGCGACCTTTTGGCCGAGATTGAAACCGACAAGGCGACGATGGAACTCGAAGCCGTGGACGAAGGCGTGGTCGGCAAGATCCTGATCGAAGAAGGCAGTGAAGGCGTCAAGGTCAACACCCCCATCGCCGTCCTGCTGGAAGAGGGCGAAAGTGCCGATGACATCGGCGCGGGCAGCAAGCCTGCCGCAACCGACACCGCCAAGGAAGCGCCCAAGGCCGAAACCGCCGCTGCGACGGCAACGCCTGCCGCGGCCAGCGCCGCCCCTGCCGCCCCCAAGGGTGGCGATGGCAAGCGCATCTTTGCGACCCCGCTGGCGCGCCGGATTGCTGCTGACAAAGGCCTTGATCTGGCCAATGTCCAAGGATCAGGCCCACATGGCCGCATCATCAAGGCCGATGTCGAAGCTGCCAAACCCGGTCAGGCCGCCGCCGCTGCACCCGCTACTGCTGCCCCTGCCGCCAAGGGTGCCGCGATGGCCGCTGGTCCAAGCACCGAAACTGTCATCAAGATGTACGAGGGCCGCACCTTCGAGGAGGTCAAGCTGAACGGGATGCGCAAGACTGTCGCCGCCCGCCTGACCGAAGCCAAACAATCGGTGCCGCACTTCTATCTGCGCCGCGATATCCATCTGGATGCCCTGTTGAAATTCCGCAGCCAACTCAACAAGCAGCTAGAGGCCAAAGGCGTCAAGCTGTCGGTCAATGATTTCGTGATCAAGGCCTGCGCGCTGGCCCTGCAATCGGTGCCTGAAGCCAACGCCGTTTGGGCCGGAGACCGCACGCTGAAGTTCACCGCATCCGATGTGGCCGTGGCCGTGGCTGTCGAGGGCGGCTTGTTCACACCCGTTCTGCAAGATGCTGAAAACAAATCGCTTTCGGCGCTTTCGGCACAGATGAAAGACCTCGCCACGCGTGCCCGTGATGGCAAACTGGCCCCGCATGAATATGTCGGTGGCAGCTTTGCGATCTCGAACCTTGGCATGTTCGGCATCGACAACTTTGATGCCATCATCAACCCGCCGCATGGGGCGATCCTGGCCGTGGGCGCAGGCGTCAAGAAACCTGTTGTTGGCGCGGATGGCGAACTGGCCGTGGCCACGGTGATGTCCACCACACTGTCAGTCGATCACCGTGTGATTGACGGTGCGCTGGGGGCGAACCTGCTCAACGCGATCAAGGAAAACCTTGAGAACCCGATGATGATGCTGGCCTGAACAGGCCCGCCAATCAGATAACGCCCCCGTGTTCCGACGGGGGCGGTTTTACCTGATGCTGACCGGCACTTGATCCAAGCGACAGACGGTCTGATGGGCGGGCCGTCGATCAGACCGGCGCATGCGGCCTGATTTCCGGTCTGCCGATGCGCGACCTGCGACAATCCAGCGATCTTAGGCCTTGTCGTGCAGCAATTGATCCATCGAAATTGAAGGCTGGTCACAACCTGCCTCGCCGACGATACGTGCAGGAACCCCTGCCACCGTCTTGCAGGGCGGCACGTCCATCAACACGACCGATCCGGCGGCGATACGGCTGCAATGACCTATGGTAATATTGCCCAACACCTTGGCCCCCGCCCCGATCAGCACCCCGTCTTCGATCTTGGGGTGGCGGTCTTCTTCTTCCTTACCGGTGCCGCCCAGCGTCACGGAATGCAGCATCGACACATTGTCGCCCACCACAGCCGTTTCACCGATGACGATGGAGTGGGCGTGGTCAATCATCAGCCCCTTGCCGATTACTGCCGCCGGGTGGATATCAATGCCGAAAATTTCCGAAACGCGCATCTGCACGTAATACGCCAGATCGCGCCGCCCCTTTTGCCAGAGCCAATGGCCCAGCCGATAGGCCTGAACCGCCTGAAAACCCTTGAAGAAAAGCAGCGGCTGCAAATACCGGTGGCAGGCTGGATCGCGTTCCAGAATTGCAACCAGATCGGCGCGGGCGGCCTCGGCCAGAGTGTGATCATCGGCGTAGGCCTCATCGGCGATTTCGCGCAGCATCTGGTCGGACATTTCCGGCGAGGCAAGCTTCATCGAAATGCGATAGGCCAGCGCGCATTCCAGCGATCCGTGGTGCAAAACAGAGGTGTGCACAAGCCCGCCCATCAGCGGCTCGTCTGCAATCGCGGCCTCGGCCTCTTTGCAGATTTGCGACCAGACGGGATCGACTTCGCTCAGTTTCGCGCGCGGATTGGCCATAGCAGTGCCCTCACTTTCATGTTTGTCTTAGACCAAATAGGCTCGCTTGGCCAAGAATAAACCCGTGATCACGAGGGCCACAGATATGAATGAAAACGAATTGGCCAACTATCGCGCTGCCCTGAACGCGGCATTGGCCGCTTTGGATGGCGAAGATGCGCTTGGCCGCGGTGGTCAGAAAACCGTGACGCTGGATCAACAGGCGGTGGGGCGGTTGTCACGCATGGACGCCCTGCAAAATCAGGCGATGGCCAAGGCGCAAGCGGGACGGCGCGCGGTTCAGCGCCAGCGGATCACGGCTGCGCTGGCGCGGATGGAAGGCGGCGAATACGGCTATTGCGCGGAGTGCGGTGATGATCTTGATCGCGCCCGTCTGGACGCCGATCCGACCGTGCCGCGCTGCCTGTCCTGCACCCGCGGCTAGGGTCCGCGCGCCAGTCCTGCAAGGCACGCAAGACGCAATCGAGTGCCGCGCAATAGGTGATGTCGCAGCGATCAGACCGACGCGCGCGCACCCGTTTGGACGCAGCCGACATGAGCGACCCGGTGCCAAACTGCGGATGCCCACGCCCCAGCCGCTTGCGCGTGCAGTCGGCCAGATGCGCCTGCGCGATCATGTCAGCCGCGATGACCTCCCAGGTGGCGCGGTCCTGCGCCAGCAGCGCCGCCACCGCATATTCCAGATCACCGACCAACACGCCGCGCATCAGGAGCCGATCACCAGCGCCCGCGCCGGTCCCGCACCGTAACGGTCCGACACCTGCGCCACCTCAATGCGGTAAGCGCCGGTTGCCCCGTCAGCCGCCGCCAACGCCGCTGGATAGGTCCAACTTGGTGTGCTGACCTGCACATCGCGCACCACGGCCCCGTTGACGATGACCTGCACGGCGTAAAGCTCGCTCGCCTCGCCCAGGGGCACATCCAGACCCTCCCACGGATCGCCGTCAACCCGGGTGCGACGCACCCAGCTAAAGGTCGCATCCGCCGCCCCGTCACTGCGCAAATGCGCAACCGGATAGGGGCGCAAACCATTGCCTTGAAACGCATCCACACGATAGCGATAGGGCGGATCATCCATCGCCTTTTGCGCCGGACCATAGCGGAAATGCCGCTCCACCCCGCGCGCCGCCGCCGCAAGGTCAATCTGTTCGGGTCGCCCGTCCAGCAGGACAAAGCGCGACCCAACAGGCCAGTCCGCCGGCATCAATCCATCGCTGCCCGCCTGCCCACGCAACCGCAAGCGCAGGTCATAAATGCCGGGCGCAACCAATTCGGCCTCGGCAAACTGGAACACTTCCCAATTGTCCGCACCGCCATCGCCAATCGCCGCAAGGTTCGCGCCCGCCAGCACATCCGCCGGGCTGCGGGTGGTCAGCGCCCCCGACACCAGCTTGACGCGCAGCGCCAACCCACGATCCCAGCGCCCCGCGGGCGCGGCCAGCATCGCCGTTTCGGTCACACCGATAATCGATGCCTGCGACACCAGCGTATTAAGGCCATAATCGCTATCTTGCGCCGCACTATAAAGCGCGACAGACCCCGGCCAAGGCACACCCGTCATGGCAACATGGGGCGCATGGGGCACCTCGTCGCCGCCAAGCAGTGGCAGATCAAGGAACATCGCCTCGACCGGCACAGGCGCCACAAAGGGGCGCATCCCGGTCACCGTATCGCCGCCATCATGGGCGCGGTAGGTTTCCGGCTCAATGCGCACGGCGTCAATCATCTGCGTCTCTGTCAGCTCGACCCGGTCCACGCGATAAAGCG
This portion of the Octadecabacter sp. SW4 genome encodes:
- a CDS encoding TraR/DksA C4-type zinc finger protein; this translates as MNENELANYRAALNAALAALDGEDALGRGGQKTVTLDQQAVGRLSRMDALQNQAMAKAQAGRRAVQRQRITAALARMEGGEYGYCAECGDDLDRARLDADPTVPRCLSCTRG
- the cysE gene encoding serine O-acetyltransferase is translated as MANPRAKLSEVDPVWSQICKEAEAAIADEPLMGGLVHTSVLHHGSLECALAYRISMKLASPEMSDQMLREIADEAYADDHTLAEAARADLVAILERDPACHRYLQPLLFFKGFQAVQAYRLGHWLWQKGRRDLAYYVQMRVSEIFGIDIHPAAVIGKGLMIDHAHSIVIGETAVVGDNVSMLHSVTLGGTGKEEEDRHPKIEDGVLIGAGAKVLGNITIGHCSRIAAGSVVLMDVPPCKTVAGVPARIVGEAGCDQPSISMDQLLHDKA
- a CDS encoding pyruvate dehydrogenase complex E1 component subunit beta, with the protein product MATEILMPALSPTMEEGTLAKWLVKEGDTVSSGDILAEIETDKATMEFEAVDEGVIGKILIDEGTEGVKVNTPIAVLLEEGEDASAAVSAASAPAAEAAPEAAPAPQAAAPAPVQANASPDYPEGTAMKQMTVREALNSAMAEEMRADDSVFLMGEEVAEYQGAYKISQGLLDEFGAKRVIDTPITEHGFTGIAVGASFGGLKPIVEFMTFNFAMQAIDHIINSAAKTLYMSGGQMGAPIVFRGANGAAARVGAQHSQCYASWYMQVPGLKVAMPYSAEDAKGLLKSAIRDPNPVIFLENELMYGQTFDVPDLDDFTIPFGKAKIERAGDDVTIVSFGIGVGHALKAAEKLAEDGVNAEVINLRTLRPMDTATVLASVQKTNRCITVEEGWPQGSVGGYVSNVIMQEAFDYLDAPVINCTGKDVPMPYAANLEKHALITVDEIVDAAKQVTYR
- a CDS encoding pyruvate dehydrogenase complex dihydrolipoamide acetyltransferase; translated protein: MPTEILMPALSPTMEEGTLAKWLVKEGDTVSSGDLLAEIETDKATMELEAVDEGVVGKILIEEGSEGVKVNTPIAVLLEEGESADDIGAGSKPAATDTAKEAPKAETAAATATPAAASAAPAAPKGGDGKRIFATPLARRIAADKGLDLANVQGSGPHGRIIKADVEAAKPGQAAAAAPATAAPAAKGAAMAAGPSTETVIKMYEGRTFEEVKLNGMRKTVAARLTEAKQSVPHFYLRRDIHLDALLKFRSQLNKQLEAKGVKLSVNDFVIKACALALQSVPEANAVWAGDRTLKFTASDVAVAVAVEGGLFTPVLQDAENKSLSALSAQMKDLATRARDGKLAPHEYVGGSFAISNLGMFGIDNFDAIINPPHGAILAVGAGVKKPVVGADGELAVATVMSTTLSVDHRVIDGALGANLLNAIKENLENPMMMLA